In the genome of Plasmodium yoelii strain 17X genome assembly, chromosome: 14, one region contains:
- a CDS encoding DNA ligase I, putative, with protein sequence MKLLLLILLTKMFFCKIKRYMRTEYNYVTPFMKSKLFHNYKNKFNVIVLKNIRNNVPNRNDKYLKCLSFPKKMDGDEQCDTKIEESHVKSEEKEASKRKNTNDDGAKTKKSKVKNENEIKKGSLFNCKVYEDEKISDLSSPKFNPANFDISNLCLSEKDKIKHKFKDSLLFTFLTNTFNQIEELKGSGAGSKKNVAIILSNVFRVLIYYSPNDLIPAVYITLNKVAPDYQNVEAGVGEALILKTMSEAYSRTEASIKKDLQQIEDLGIIAESCSCKMRTIFPLPRLTIQSVFNELKSIPNISGSNSQQKKREVIKKLLVSAKTSEAKYIVRFLQQRLRIGVNSATVLQALAYAFVLTRPEIPENIIKDGKMMNEKLLNERIVVKGDKDNCDDDATEVKNENNIKLEKTNDTDNKTNVLDTDQFNNLVKSIKIRNERMSKPNLFFNIGKEGDTRLLPIFKELKNAYCDINNDSDIFECMEKSVKSALCELPNIEMIIQNLLSGDDMNVLMKKCTVKTGVPVQPMLAKPTKGIQEVLDRFNNVTFTCEYKYDGERAQIHYIDKDNIKIFSRNLETMTEKYPDVIQIVKDQIMPGVTESIIDSEVVAYDIENKKILPFQILTTRKRKDVDIENIKVKICLFPFDLICCNGVPVIKEPLEIRRKLLYSLLRCKEGVLEYATHSEMNNIDDIDIFLQDAIENNCEGLMVKTLLDNASYEPSRRSLNWLKVKKDYIEGLSDSVDLVPIAGYYGKGKRSGVYGAFVLAAYNSETENFQTVCKAGTGFSDEILNALHESLSDKIIPNKKSYYEVSDKLNPDVWFDAHYVWEIKAADLSLSPVHTAAIGVYSDDKGIGLRFPRFLRLRDDKNPEQATTAQQIVEFYEAQFASNKNKNNNYNDESGSE encoded by the exons ATGAAATTATTATTGCTGATACTTTTAacaaaaatgtttttttgtaaaataaaaagatacATGAGAACTGAATATAATTATGTAACACCATTTATGAAAAGCAAATTGTTTcacaattataaaaataagtttAATGTGATAGTTTTAAAGAATATTAGAAATAACGTGCCAAATAgaaatgataaatattt AAAATGTTTATCCTTTCCTAAAAAAATGGACGGGGACGAGCAATGTGATACTAAAATAGAAGAGTCTCATGTTAAAAGTGAAGAAAAGGAAGCATCGAAAAGGAAAAATACAAACGATGATGGTGCAAAAACAAAGAAATCGAAAGTAAagaatgaaaatgaaataaaaaagggtTCATTATTTAACTGTAAAGTTTATGAGGATGAAAAAATAAGTGATTTATCATCGCCAAAATTTAATCCTGCCAATTTTGATATAAGTAATTTATGCTTATCTGAGAaggataaaataaaacacaaGTTTAAAGATTCCTTATTATTCACATTTCTTACAAATACATTTAATCAAATTGAAGAATTAAAAGGTAGTGGGGCAGGAAGCAAGAAAAATGTAgctattattttatcaaatgTTTTTCgtgttttaatatattatagcCCTAATGATTTAATTCCGGCAGTATACATAACTTTAAATAAAGTGGCACCAGATTATCAAAATGTCGAAGCAGGTGTTGGTGAGgcattaatattaaaaacaatGTCAGAAGCATATAGTAGAACTGAAGCtagtataaaaaaagattTGCAACAAATTGAAGATTTAGGAATAATAGCAGAAAGTTGTTCATGTAAAATGAGAACTATATTTCCTTTACCTAGGTTAACTATTCAATCagtttttaatgaattaaaaagtATACCAAATATTAGTGGTTCTAATTCTCAACAGAAAAAAAGagaagtaataaaaaaattattagttAGTGCAAAAACATCAGAggcaaaatatatagttCGATTTTTACAACAACGTTTAAGAATTGGTGTAAATAGTGCTACTGTTTTGCAAGCTTTGGCATATGCTTTTGTATTAACACGCCCTGAAATTCCAGAAAATATCATAAAAGACGGTAAAATGATGAATGAAAAATTGCTAAATGAGCGAATAGTGGTTAAGGGTGATAAAGATAATTGTGATGATGATGCAACAGaagtaaaaaatgaaaataatataaaattagaaaaaacaaatgataCGGATAACAAAACAAATGTGTTGGATACTGAtcaatttaataatttagtAAAATCAATAAAGATACGTAATGAAAGAATGAGTAAACCCAACTTGTTTTTTAACATAGGAAAAGAAGGAGATACTCGTTTATTACCTATAtttaaagaattaaaaaatgcatattgtgatataaataatgattcaGATATTTTTGAATGTATGGAAAAGTCTGTAAAAAGTGCTTTATGTGAATTACCAAATATTGAAATGattatacaaaatttattaaGCGGTGATGATATGAATGtgttaatgaaaaaatgtacTGTTAAAACCGGAGTTCCAGTGCAGCCTATGTTAGCTAAACCAACAAAAGGAATACAAGAAGTTTTAGATAGATTTAATAATGTTACATTTACGTGTGAATACAAATATGATGGTGAAAGAGCccaaattcattatattgataaagataatataaaGATTTTTAGTAGAAATTTAGAAACAATGACAGAGAAATATCCTGATGTTATTCAAATTGTAAAAGATCAAATAATGCCAGGTGTTACTGAATCGATTATTGATAGTGAAGTTGTAGCATATGATATtgagaataaaaaaatattaccaTTTCAAATATTAACAACAAGAAAAAGAAAGGATGTAGATATAGAAAACATAAAAGtgaaaatatgtttatttccATTTGATTTAATATGTTGCAATGGGGTACCTGTAATAAAAGAACCATTGGAAATTAGAAGGAAGTTATTATATTCCTTATTAAGATGTAAAGAAGGAGTATTAGAATATGCAACACATTCAGAAATGAATAATATTGatgatatagatatatttttacaagatgctattgaaaataattgtGAAGGTTTGATGGTTAAAACTTTACTTGACAATGCTTCTTATGAGCCATCAAGACGATCATTAAACTGGTTAAAGGTAAAAAAAGATTACATAGAAGGATTATCAGATTCAGTTGATTTAGTACCTATAGCTGGATATTATGGAAAAGGGAAAAGAAGTGGGGTTTATGGTGCTTTTGTTTTAGCTGCATATAATTCTGAAACAGAAAACTTCCAGACTGTATGTAAAGCAGGTACAGGTTTTAGTGATGAAATACTTAATGCATTGCATGAATCATTAAGTGATAAAATTATACctaataaaaaatcatattatgAAGTATCAGATAAACTAAACCCTGATGTGTGGTTTGATGCTCATTATGTATGGGAAATTAAAGCAGCAGATTTATCATTATCGCCTGTCCATACTGCAGCTATCGGAGTGTATTCAGATGATAAAGGGATTGGGTTAAGATTCCCAAGATTTCTTAGATTGAGGGATGATAAGAATCCAGAACAAGCAACAACAGCTCAGCAGATTGTCGAATTTTACGAAGCTCAATTTGCCTcgaacaaaaataaaaataacaattataaCGACGAAAGTGGAAGCGAATAG
- a CDS encoding CorA-like Mg2+ transporter protein, putative, with translation MSLESSKLKSDNEGSKKQFDCGQSYNNNPDELLSSRDLEEDTRSYNLKNTLINRCKKGKENLEPLSKKGNSEMSATFMNKNIITLNDENNELKMRLRNSLYYNNINSDPIDTTVSHNNNFNTINTDNNNNNNNIKRESNLKLEGILNENDYLVQLNKLRRHVIVEIFAGKCFIREYLSTEFLKRVKQCCNLNYVKNKSGLINYRDCKQLLAENNNIASIEARLNAILVSLPPLICVILHSSVFLVIKEDLVTDDLIKSLCNISKKYTNIYNMDGNMITRKPFEFCALECVFSSAIEHLNAEMQLLNKEFSNIKLSLRIAKYQDILSNLHNLKEPTSILINKVNSFIKAFREISENNVDLKRMELTKCYFNPNINDDDNKEATNQDLQMLLEYFDQELHQSYNQIKHLHDGMVNLEAKIVSDLSLTRNNLIRMDIIISLVNSGFGIGTLITGVFGMNLKINLETNEVAFLYVTGLVVILCLITVIMSFYFFKCIRI, from the exons atgtctttGGAATCATCAAAATTAAAGAGTGATAATGAAGGCTCGAAAAAACAATTTGACTGTGGTCAATCATATAATAACAATCCAGATGAGTTATTAAGTAGTAGAGACCTGGAAGAGGATACGCGTAGTTATAATTTAAAGAATACATTAATAAATCGTTGTAAAAAAGGGAAAGAAAATTTAGAACCATTATCAAAAAAGGGCAATTCTGAAATGAGTGCAACCTTTATGAATAAGAACATAATTACattaaatgatgaaaataacgAATTAAAAATGAGGCTAAGAAATTCTTTAtactataataatataaattcgGACCCAATTGACACAACAGtttcacataataataattttaatactaTCAACactgataataataataataataacaatattaaGAGAGAGTCAAATTTAAAACTAGAAGGaatattaaatgaaaatgattattTAGTTCAACTAAATAAATTAAGAAGACATGTAATAGTTGAGATATTTGCAGGTAAATGTTTTATAAGAGAATATTTATCTACagaatttttaaaaagagTTAAGCAGTGTTgtaatttaaattatgtgaaaaataaaagtggCTTAATAAATTATCGTGATTGTAAACAATTATTAGCagagaataataatattgcaAGTATAGAGGCTCGGCTAAATGCTATATTAGTATCTTTGCCACCATTAATTTGTGTTATTTTACATTCTAGTGTTTTTTTAGTAATTAAAGAAGATTTGGTAACAGATGATTTAATTAAAAGCTTATGCAatatatctaaaaaatatactaatatatacaatatggATGGAAACATGATAACAAGAAAACCTTTTGAGTTTTGTGCATTAGAATGTGTTTTTTCTAGTGCAATAGAGCATTTAAATGCGGAAATGCagttattaaataaagaattttCTAATATTAAACTTTCATTAAGAATAGCAAAATATCAAgatattttatcaaatttaCATAACTTAAAAGAGCCAACgagcatattaataaataaagtaaattcatttattaaaGCTTTTCGTGAAATTTCTGAGAATAATGTTGATTTAAAAAGAATGGAATTAACCAAATGTTATTTTAAtccaaatataaatgatgatgataataaagaAGCAACAAATCAAGATCTGCAAATGCTGTTGGAATATTTTGATCAAGAGTTGCATCAATCATATAACCAAATAAAACATCTACATGATGGAATGGTTAATTTAGAAGCAAAAATTGTTTCTGATTTATCACTTACTAGAAATAATTTAATCAGAATGGATATAATTATAAGTTTGGTAAATTCTGGGTTTGGTATAGGGACCTTAATAACAG GAGTTTTTGGTATGaacttaaaaataaatttagaaaCAAACGAGGTTGCCTTCCTTTATGTTACGGGGTTAGTCGTCATTTTATGTTTAATAACTGTAATAatgtctttttattttttcaaatgtATTCGAATTTGA